From Vigna unguiculata cultivar IT97K-499-35 chromosome 5, ASM411807v1, whole genome shotgun sequence, the proteins below share one genomic window:
- the LOC114185275 gene encoding protein DETOXIFICATION 34 isoform X2 gives MENTELHHAPDSLVDTNADYTKMSSFADIRTVFCVESIKLWAIAGPIAFSILCNYGVNSFTSIFVGHLGDLELSAVSISLSVISNFSFGFLLGMASALETLCGQAFGAGQVEMLGVYMQRSWIILLGGCICLLPIYIYAEPILILLGQERDIAELAGVFTIQSIPQMFSLAINFPTQKFLQAQTKVGFLAWLGFVALILHVFILILFMKVLAWGTGGAAAAYCTTAWIIALAQAAYVIGWCKDGWRGFSWLAFKDLWAFIKLSVASAIMLCLEVWYFMILIVLTGHLDNPIIAVGSLSICMNINGWEGMLFIGINAAISVRVSNELGLGRPVAAKYSVIVTIVESLIIGLLFAAIILITKDHFAVIFTASKEMIKAVSKLANLLGITMILNSVQPVISGVAVGGGWQYLVAYINLFCYYILGLPLGFFFGYKLGYRVEGIWIGMICGTALQTFILLVIVYRTNWNKEVEQASERMRQWTGQEMDNTTASPGAAKS, from the exons ATGGAGAACACAGAGCTCCACCATGCTCCTGATAGTTTAGTTGACACAAACGCTGACTACACTAAAATGAGTTCCTTTGCAGATATTAGAACTGTCTTCTGTGTGGAATCCATAAAGCTTTGGGCAATTGCTGGCCCTATTGCTTTCAGCATACTGTGCAATTATGGTGTCAATTCCTTCACAAGCATCTTCGTTGGCCATCTTGGAGATTTGGAACTCTCTGCAGTCTCGATCTCTCTTTCTGTCATTTCAAATTTCTCCTTTGGTTTCTTG CTTGGTATGGCAAGTGCATTGGAGACTCTATGTGGACAAGCATTTGGTGCTGGACAAGTAGAAATGCTAGGGGTTTACATGCAACGTTCTTGGATAATCTTATTGGGTGGGTGCATATGCCTCTTGCCAATTTACATCTACGCTGAGCCAATTCTTATACTCCTTGGGCAAGAACGTGATATTGCAGAGTTAGCTGGAGTATTCACCATTCAATCCATCCCTCAGATGTTTTCTCTGGCAATCAATTTCCCTACCCAAAAGTTCTTGCAGGCACAGACCAAAGTGGGGTTCCTTGCATGGCTGGGTTTTGTAGCCCTTATTTTACATGTCTTCATTCTGATTCTTTTCATGAAGGTGCTTGCTTGGGGCACTGGTGGTGCTGCTGCAGCCTATTGCACTACAGCTTGGATCATTGCTTTGGCTCAAGCTGCATATGTTATTGGTTGGTGCAAGGATGGGTGGAGAGGCTTCTCTTGGTTAGCCTTCAAGGATCTTTGGGCCTTTATCAAATTGTCTGTTGCTTCAGCCATCATGCTTTGCCTTGAGGTTTGGTATTTTATGATCTTGATTGTGCTCACTGGACACCTTGACAATCCAATTATTGCTGTTGGTTCTCTTTCTATATG CATGAATATAAATGGATGGGAAGGAATGTTGTTTATAGGGATCAATGCAGCAATTAG TGTGAGGGTTTCAAATGAGCTCGGATTAGGGCGGCCAGTAGCAGCAAAATATTCAGTGATTGTAACAATTGTTGAGTCCCTCATCATTGGGTTGCTTTTCGCAGCCATTATTTTAATCACAAAAGACCATTTTGCTGTGATTTTCACTGCAAGTAAAGAAATGATTAAAGCAGTTTCTAAATTAGCAAACCTTCTTGGCATAACCATGATTCTGAACAGTGTTCAACCAGTTATATCAG GTGTTGCTGTTGGAGGGGGTTGGCAGTATTTGGTAGCCTACATCAACCTGTTTTGTTATTATATCCTGGGACTCCCTCTTGGCTTCTTTTTTGGCTACAAGTTGGGTTATAGAGTGGAG GGTATTTGGATTGGGATGATCTGCGGGACAGCTTTGCAAACATTCATCTTGTTGGTCATTGTCTATAGAACCAACTGGAACAAGGAG GTTGAGCAAGCATCAGAACGAATGCGGCAATGGACCGGACAAGAAATGGATAATACAAC GGCTTCTCCAGGCGCGGCGAAGAGTTAG
- the LOC114185275 gene encoding protein DETOXIFICATION 34 isoform X1, producing the protein MENTELHHAPDSLVDTNADYTKMSSFADIRTVFCVESIKLWAIAGPIAFSILCNYGVNSFTSIFVGHLGDLELSAVSISLSVISNFSFGFLLGMASALETLCGQAFGAGQVEMLGVYMQRSWIILLGGCICLLPIYIYAEPILILLGQERDIAELAGVFTIQSIPQMFSLAINFPTQKFLQAQTKVGFLAWLGFVALILHVFILILFMKVLAWGTGGAAAAYCTTAWIIALAQAAYVIGWCKDGWRGFSWLAFKDLWAFIKLSVASAIMLCLEVWYFMILIVLTGHLDNPIIAVGSLSICMNINGWEGMLFIGINAAISVRVSNELGLGRPVAAKYSVIVTIVESLIIGLLFAAIILITKDHFAVIFTASKEMIKAVSKLANLLGITMILNSVQPVISGVAVGGGWQYLVAYINLFCYYILGLPLGFFFGYKLGYRVEGIWIGMICGTALQTFILLVIVYRTNWNKEVEQASERMRQWTGQEMDNTTRGEELVSLKSSTGYIEMNE; encoded by the exons ATGGAGAACACAGAGCTCCACCATGCTCCTGATAGTTTAGTTGACACAAACGCTGACTACACTAAAATGAGTTCCTTTGCAGATATTAGAACTGTCTTCTGTGTGGAATCCATAAAGCTTTGGGCAATTGCTGGCCCTATTGCTTTCAGCATACTGTGCAATTATGGTGTCAATTCCTTCACAAGCATCTTCGTTGGCCATCTTGGAGATTTGGAACTCTCTGCAGTCTCGATCTCTCTTTCTGTCATTTCAAATTTCTCCTTTGGTTTCTTG CTTGGTATGGCAAGTGCATTGGAGACTCTATGTGGACAAGCATTTGGTGCTGGACAAGTAGAAATGCTAGGGGTTTACATGCAACGTTCTTGGATAATCTTATTGGGTGGGTGCATATGCCTCTTGCCAATTTACATCTACGCTGAGCCAATTCTTATACTCCTTGGGCAAGAACGTGATATTGCAGAGTTAGCTGGAGTATTCACCATTCAATCCATCCCTCAGATGTTTTCTCTGGCAATCAATTTCCCTACCCAAAAGTTCTTGCAGGCACAGACCAAAGTGGGGTTCCTTGCATGGCTGGGTTTTGTAGCCCTTATTTTACATGTCTTCATTCTGATTCTTTTCATGAAGGTGCTTGCTTGGGGCACTGGTGGTGCTGCTGCAGCCTATTGCACTACAGCTTGGATCATTGCTTTGGCTCAAGCTGCATATGTTATTGGTTGGTGCAAGGATGGGTGGAGAGGCTTCTCTTGGTTAGCCTTCAAGGATCTTTGGGCCTTTATCAAATTGTCTGTTGCTTCAGCCATCATGCTTTGCCTTGAGGTTTGGTATTTTATGATCTTGATTGTGCTCACTGGACACCTTGACAATCCAATTATTGCTGTTGGTTCTCTTTCTATATG CATGAATATAAATGGATGGGAAGGAATGTTGTTTATAGGGATCAATGCAGCAATTAG TGTGAGGGTTTCAAATGAGCTCGGATTAGGGCGGCCAGTAGCAGCAAAATATTCAGTGATTGTAACAATTGTTGAGTCCCTCATCATTGGGTTGCTTTTCGCAGCCATTATTTTAATCACAAAAGACCATTTTGCTGTGATTTTCACTGCAAGTAAAGAAATGATTAAAGCAGTTTCTAAATTAGCAAACCTTCTTGGCATAACCATGATTCTGAACAGTGTTCAACCAGTTATATCAG GTGTTGCTGTTGGAGGGGGTTGGCAGTATTTGGTAGCCTACATCAACCTGTTTTGTTATTATATCCTGGGACTCCCTCTTGGCTTCTTTTTTGGCTACAAGTTGGGTTATAGAGTGGAG GGTATTTGGATTGGGATGATCTGCGGGACAGCTTTGCAAACATTCATCTTGTTGGTCATTGTCTATAGAACCAACTGGAACAAGGAG GTTGAGCAAGCATCAGAACGAATGCGGCAATGGACCGGACAAGAAATGGATAATACAAC GCGCGGCGAAGAGTTAGTCTCTCTCAAATCCAGTACCGGCTACATAGAGATGAATGAATag
- the LOC114185276 gene encoding sushi, nidogen and EGF-like domain-containing protein 1, which produces MSITTRIYQVVAVSFLLESLNVYSFECEDDRCKTGFCNSSGACICNLPDPSTILNGNRTFLGGKFCDEEMSMCDGTNSFWCEHGGSCEEIVQGEKYSCNCPDGFGGEHCEHSGAPCGESFCFHNAECLAEAGDVCQCPSEWRGSADCSLLTKPTDFNSNSTETKLSKVSSSSSDSNKTLAVLALSSVGAAVAGAIYGKKVFSKKKREAVKFQQLSEIQASGIFDDDDDDDEDQRRVPQRIHADISHI; this is translated from the exons ATGTCAATCACGACAAGAATATATCAAGTAGTTGCTGTTTCATTTCTTTTGGAGTCACTGAATGTGTATTCCTTTGAATGTGAAGATGATCGCTGTAAAACTGGTTTCTGCAACAGCTCTGGTGCCTGCATTTGCAACCTTCCAGATCCTTCCACCATCTTAAACGGAAATAGAACTTTCCTCGG GGGTAAGTTTTGTGATGAAGAAATGAGTATGTGTGATGGGACAAACTCTTTCTGGTGTGAACATGGAGGAAGTTGTGAAGAAATTGTTCAAGGAGAGAAGTACTCATGCAATTGTCCCGATGGATTTGGTGGGGAACATTGTGAGCATTCTGGAGCACCCTGTGGTGAGAGTTTTTGTTTCCATAATGCAGAATGCTTGGCTGAAGCAGGTGATGTTTGCCAGTGTCCATCTGAATGGAGAGGCAGTGCTGATTGCTCTCTTCTAACCAAACCAACAG ATTTTAACTCAAATTCAACTGAGACAAAATTGTCTAAGGTCAGCAGCAGCAGCAGTGACTCCAAT AAGACACTGGCTGTTTTGGCTTTATCTTCGGTGGGAGCAGCTGTTGCTGGTGCCATTTATGGAAAGAAAGTATTCagcaagaaaaaaagagaggcaGTTAAGTTCCAACAATTATCTGAAATTCAGGCAAGTGGGATAttcgatgatgatgatgatgatgatgaagatcaGCGTAGGGTACCCCAGAGGATTCATGCTGATATCTCACACATTTAG
- the LOC114182981 gene encoding uncharacterized protein LOC114182981, with product MSQTQSSSSYCNNCMQRSVPASRTQALRPICDCGQAAVLRTTRTPRNVGRKLWGCANYKRQSEGGGVCCNFFKWWYEDVDEEKEVIIVNQNMKIEDLENVVRDLKKCFNVLAVVVSIVGLINVVMLALMLKD from the exons ATGTCTCAGACCCAATCATCTTCTTCATACTGTAATAACTGCATGCAGCGTAGTGTTCCCGCTTCTCGCACCCAAGCTTTAAGACCTATTTGTGATTGTGGGCAAGCTGCAGTTCTGAGGACAACAAGAACTCCGAGAAATGTGGGTAGAAAATTATGGGGTTGTGCTAACTACAAg CGGCAGAGTGAAGGTGGTGGTGTTTgctgcaatttttttaaatggtgGTATGAAGATgttgatgaagaaaaagaagttattattgtgaaccaaaacatgaaGATAGAAGATCTCGAGAATGTAGTTAGGGATCTGAAAAAATGCTTTAATGTATTAGCCGTAGTGGTTAGTATCGTTGGGTTGATAAACGTTGTGATGTTGGCGTTGATGCTGAAAGATTGA
- the LOC114185274 gene encoding uncharacterized protein LOC114185274 isoform X1 has protein sequence MGFNLILWYHPNLVLAVLLLFSCSFGLFSANDEVGTAQGETFTVSSFSYPETRLRPFDLRYIRVDLPPWFSALSIALKSDVDIDISRIERVPIRTLPIICFRDGSPPLPDALNTSLKDSATSGINGLDVEQCFPMQKNITMKLTNNQISPGVWYIGLFNGIGPTRTQSKMIIRGPSYSFIANISVEACTNSMMRGDFCNSTVYPLSCKSSDLSNALETKVNKSLLENLVTCKSNSEAFCVHEGVPNFFSLDIMNVAEEIIITATNIRFNVTSLNDVSLMCFVRHGAMPSVTSNDYSIDIAKSPLVIHSPLIGRWYISIVPVNLTKTQVSNVRVCYSVESQVLQCPLGKAGPNCIMDSYLLQTFLRRGSTPFESYYLPVGGAPYDSANFPLEPLLKNSSYIGESDSIWTYFLLDIPRGAAGGNIHIQLSSNTKIGYEVYARFGGLPSLDSWDYYYANKTRRSDPSMFFTLYDSSDTKVNFYIMYAREGTWGFGLRHLSSNNDSIKGLNIMSISLERCPKRCSSHGDCKFSFDASGLTSYSFCSCDRNHGGFDCSIEIVTHQGHVRQSIFLIVSNAAAILPAYWALRKKALAEWVLYTSSGISSGLYHACDVGTWCALSYNVLQFMDFWLSFMAVISTFLYLTTIDEVFKRAIHTAVAILTALMAATKATRSSNVMLVIVIGALGLFVGWLIEISTKYRSLSFPTGISFNFSHCFQTIKRWLYNLVKTLLRRYHLAFAFAGFTALAMAAISWTLETSESYWFWHSIWHITIYTSSFFFLCSKANIEDSETTHPADGNYELTHQDSLPRSG, from the exons ATGGGTTTCAATTTGATTCTATGGTATCATCCCAATCTGGTTCTCGCTGTTCTGCTGCTCTTTTCCTGTTCCTTTGGCCTTTTCTCTGCAAATGATGAAGTGGGCACGGCTCAAGGTGAAACCTTTACTGTTTCGAGCTTCAGTTACCCTGAGACTAGGCTCAGGCCCTTTGATTTGCGCTACATCAGAG TTGACTTGCCGCCATGGTTTTCTGCACTGTCTATAGCATTGAAGTCAGATGTAGATATT GATATCTCAAGAATTGAAAGGGTTCCCATACGCACATTGCCAATAATATGCTTTAGAGATGGAAGTCCTCCACTACCAGATGCCTTAAACACATCTCTGAAAGATTCAGCCACTTCTG GAATAAATGGTCTAGATGTGGAGCAGTGCTTTCCCATGCAGAAAAATATCACTATGAAACTGACAAACAATCAG ATATCTCCAGGTGTTTGGTACATTGGTCTTTTCAATGGAATTGGACCTACAAGGACACAATCAAAGATG ATTATCCGCGGTCCATCATATTCCTTTATTGCCAATATAAGTGTGGAAGCATGCACAAATTCAATGATGAGGGGAGATTTCTGTAACAGTACAGTTTATCCACTTTCGTGCAAATCATCTGATCTCTCTAATGCTTTGGAAACTAAAGTGAACAAGTCATTGTTGGAAAATTTGGTGACCTGCAAAAGTAATTCTGAAGCATTTTGTGTTCATGAAGGTGTGCCAAACTTCTTCTCCCTGGACATAATGAATGTGGCAGAAGAAATTATCATTACGGCAACAAATATCAGATTCAATGTTACTTCATTGAATGATGTTAGTTTAATGTGTTTTGTCCGCCATGGTGCTATGCCTTCGGTGACTTCAAATGATTATTCCATTGATATAGCTAAAAGTCCCCTGGTTATTCATTCACCATTGATTGGCCGTTGGTATATTAGTATAGTGCCAGTCAATCTTACAAAAACTCAGGTTAGCAATGTAAGAGTTTGCTATTCGGTGGAATCGCAAGTGCTTCAATGTCCACTTGGAAAAGCTGGACCAAATTGTATAATGGATAGCTACTTGCTTCAG ACATTTCTAAGGAGAGGTTCAACCCCTTTTGAATCCTATTATTTACCAGTTGGTGGAGCACCTTATGATTCTGCCAATTTCCCTCTTGAGCCACTTTTAAAAAACTCATCATACATTGGAGAATCTGATAGCATTTGGACTTACTTTCTTTTGGACATTCCTCGCGGTGCTGCTGGAGGAAATATTCACATACAGCTATCCTCAAATACAAAGATTGGTTATGAAGTGTATGCTAGATTTGGTGGATTACCATCTCTAGATAGCTGGGACTATTATTATGCTAACAAGACCAGGAGAAGTGACCCATCTATGTTTTTCACGCTGTATGACTCAAGTGATACcaaagttaacttttatattatgtatGCTAGAGAAGGAACTTGGGGCTTTGGTCTAAGACATCTTAGTAGCAACAATGACTCCATAAAAGGGCTAAATATCATGTCCATTTCACTTGAGCGATGCCCAAAGCGATGTTCCTCTCATGGAGACTGTAAATTTTCGTTTGACGCTAGTGGACTAACATCTTACAG CTTCTGCTCTTGTGATCGAAACCATGGAGGCTTTGACTGCAGCATTGAGATTGTAACACATCAAG ggCATGTACGACAATCAATTTTTCTCATTGTATCAAATGCTGCAGCCATACTTCCTGCCTATTGGGCCCTTCGGAAGAAG GCATTAGCAGAATGGGTTTTATACACATCCAGTGGGATTTCAAGTGGACTATATCATGCGTGTGATGTTGGCACTTGGTGTGCATTGAGCTATAATGTCTTACAG TTCATGGACTTCTGGCTCTCATTCATGGCTGTGATTAGCACTTTTCTTTATCTAACTACCATTGATGAAGTATTTAAGAGGGCAATCCACACAGCTGTTGCTATCCTTACTGCCCTAATGGCTGCAACAAAAGCAACCAG GTCTTCCAATGTTATGCTTGTGATTGTGATTGGTGCTCttggtttgtttgttggatGGTTGATAGAAATCTCAACAAAGTATAGGTCCCTTTCCTTTCCAACTGGAATCTCATTCAACTTCTCTCACTG TTTCCAAACTATAAAGCGATGGCTCTATAATCTTGTCAAGACACTTTTGAGACGGTACCACTTGGCTTTTGCCTTTGCTGGTTTTACTGCATTGGCCATGGCAGCAATAAGCTGGACACTTGAAACCAGTGAATCCTACTGGTTTTGGCACAG CATTTGGCATATTACAATATAcacttcttctttcttcttcctttgttcAAAAGCAAATATTGAGGACAGTGAGACAACGCATCCTGCAGATGGAAACTATGAACTGACTCATCAGGATTCACTTCCAAGAAGTGGTTAG
- the LOC114185277 gene encoding probable E3 ubiquitin-protein ligase RHB1A, producing MGGCCCSARKPNLQGAPVYYYCPPTFEERESLTSNDGTNASLNAGFLVGLNLEASVPDTFQPPPVPLPYDTVLGGSASTTYSESGRETVSSFEALITREDVEESNCKAQTNSSPTSPRKQELSKPNESKVLLVEEEDVCPICLEEYDVENPRDLTKCEHHFHLSCILEWMERSDSCPICDQEMIF from the exons ATGGGAGGTTGCTGTTGTTCTGCCAGAAAACCTAATCTGCAAGGGGCACCAGTGTATTACTAT TGCCCGCCGACTTTTGAAGAGCGCGAGTCTTTAACCTCTAATGATGGCACAAATGCTTCACTCAATGCTGGATTTCTGGTTGGTTTGAACCTGGAAGCATCTGTGCCTGATACTTTCCAGCCCCCTCCTGTGCCTCTTCCTTATGACACGGTTTTGGGAGGTTCTGCATCAACAACATATTCTGAATCTGGCAGGGAAACAGTTAGTAGTTTTGAAGCTTTAATTACACGTGAAGATGTTGAAGAATCAAATTGTAAAGCTCAAACCAACTCCAGTCCAACATCTCCAAGGAAGCAAGAACTATCAAAACCAAATGAAAGTAAAGTATTATTGGTAGAAGAAGAGGATGTCTGTCCAATTTGTCTTGAAG AATATGATGTTGAAAATCCTAGAGATTTGACAAAATGTGAACACCATTTTCACCTATCCTGCATTCTTGAGTGGATGGAAAGAAGTGACTCCTGTCCTATATGTGATCAG GAGATGATATTTTGA
- the LOC114185274 gene encoding uncharacterized protein LOC114185274 isoform X2, protein MGFNLILWYHPNLVLAVLLLFSCSFGLFSANDEVGTAQGETFTVSSFSYPETRLRPFDLRYIRVDLPPWFSALSIALKSDVDIDISRIERVPIRTLPIICFRDGSPPLPDALNTSLKDSATSGINGLDVEQCFPMQKNITMKLTNNQIIRGPSYSFIANISVEACTNSMMRGDFCNSTVYPLSCKSSDLSNALETKVNKSLLENLVTCKSNSEAFCVHEGVPNFFSLDIMNVAEEIIITATNIRFNVTSLNDVSLMCFVRHGAMPSVTSNDYSIDIAKSPLVIHSPLIGRWYISIVPVNLTKTQVSNVRVCYSVESQVLQCPLGKAGPNCIMDSYLLQTFLRRGSTPFESYYLPVGGAPYDSANFPLEPLLKNSSYIGESDSIWTYFLLDIPRGAAGGNIHIQLSSNTKIGYEVYARFGGLPSLDSWDYYYANKTRRSDPSMFFTLYDSSDTKVNFYIMYAREGTWGFGLRHLSSNNDSIKGLNIMSISLERCPKRCSSHGDCKFSFDASGLTSYSFCSCDRNHGGFDCSIEIVTHQGHVRQSIFLIVSNAAAILPAYWALRKKALAEWVLYTSSGISSGLYHACDVGTWCALSYNVLQFMDFWLSFMAVISTFLYLTTIDEVFKRAIHTAVAILTALMAATKATRSSNVMLVIVIGALGLFVGWLIEISTKYRSLSFPTGISFNFSHCFQTIKRWLYNLVKTLLRRYHLAFAFAGFTALAMAAISWTLETSESYWFWHSIWHITIYTSSFFFLCSKANIEDSETTHPADGNYELTHQDSLPRSG, encoded by the exons ATGGGTTTCAATTTGATTCTATGGTATCATCCCAATCTGGTTCTCGCTGTTCTGCTGCTCTTTTCCTGTTCCTTTGGCCTTTTCTCTGCAAATGATGAAGTGGGCACGGCTCAAGGTGAAACCTTTACTGTTTCGAGCTTCAGTTACCCTGAGACTAGGCTCAGGCCCTTTGATTTGCGCTACATCAGAG TTGACTTGCCGCCATGGTTTTCTGCACTGTCTATAGCATTGAAGTCAGATGTAGATATT GATATCTCAAGAATTGAAAGGGTTCCCATACGCACATTGCCAATAATATGCTTTAGAGATGGAAGTCCTCCACTACCAGATGCCTTAAACACATCTCTGAAAGATTCAGCCACTTCTG GAATAAATGGTCTAGATGTGGAGCAGTGCTTTCCCATGCAGAAAAATATCACTATGAAACTGACAAACAATCAG ATTATCCGCGGTCCATCATATTCCTTTATTGCCAATATAAGTGTGGAAGCATGCACAAATTCAATGATGAGGGGAGATTTCTGTAACAGTACAGTTTATCCACTTTCGTGCAAATCATCTGATCTCTCTAATGCTTTGGAAACTAAAGTGAACAAGTCATTGTTGGAAAATTTGGTGACCTGCAAAAGTAATTCTGAAGCATTTTGTGTTCATGAAGGTGTGCCAAACTTCTTCTCCCTGGACATAATGAATGTGGCAGAAGAAATTATCATTACGGCAACAAATATCAGATTCAATGTTACTTCATTGAATGATGTTAGTTTAATGTGTTTTGTCCGCCATGGTGCTATGCCTTCGGTGACTTCAAATGATTATTCCATTGATATAGCTAAAAGTCCCCTGGTTATTCATTCACCATTGATTGGCCGTTGGTATATTAGTATAGTGCCAGTCAATCTTACAAAAACTCAGGTTAGCAATGTAAGAGTTTGCTATTCGGTGGAATCGCAAGTGCTTCAATGTCCACTTGGAAAAGCTGGACCAAATTGTATAATGGATAGCTACTTGCTTCAG ACATTTCTAAGGAGAGGTTCAACCCCTTTTGAATCCTATTATTTACCAGTTGGTGGAGCACCTTATGATTCTGCCAATTTCCCTCTTGAGCCACTTTTAAAAAACTCATCATACATTGGAGAATCTGATAGCATTTGGACTTACTTTCTTTTGGACATTCCTCGCGGTGCTGCTGGAGGAAATATTCACATACAGCTATCCTCAAATACAAAGATTGGTTATGAAGTGTATGCTAGATTTGGTGGATTACCATCTCTAGATAGCTGGGACTATTATTATGCTAACAAGACCAGGAGAAGTGACCCATCTATGTTTTTCACGCTGTATGACTCAAGTGATACcaaagttaacttttatattatgtatGCTAGAGAAGGAACTTGGGGCTTTGGTCTAAGACATCTTAGTAGCAACAATGACTCCATAAAAGGGCTAAATATCATGTCCATTTCACTTGAGCGATGCCCAAAGCGATGTTCCTCTCATGGAGACTGTAAATTTTCGTTTGACGCTAGTGGACTAACATCTTACAG CTTCTGCTCTTGTGATCGAAACCATGGAGGCTTTGACTGCAGCATTGAGATTGTAACACATCAAG ggCATGTACGACAATCAATTTTTCTCATTGTATCAAATGCTGCAGCCATACTTCCTGCCTATTGGGCCCTTCGGAAGAAG GCATTAGCAGAATGGGTTTTATACACATCCAGTGGGATTTCAAGTGGACTATATCATGCGTGTGATGTTGGCACTTGGTGTGCATTGAGCTATAATGTCTTACAG TTCATGGACTTCTGGCTCTCATTCATGGCTGTGATTAGCACTTTTCTTTATCTAACTACCATTGATGAAGTATTTAAGAGGGCAATCCACACAGCTGTTGCTATCCTTACTGCCCTAATGGCTGCAACAAAAGCAACCAG GTCTTCCAATGTTATGCTTGTGATTGTGATTGGTGCTCttggtttgtttgttggatGGTTGATAGAAATCTCAACAAAGTATAGGTCCCTTTCCTTTCCAACTGGAATCTCATTCAACTTCTCTCACTG TTTCCAAACTATAAAGCGATGGCTCTATAATCTTGTCAAGACACTTTTGAGACGGTACCACTTGGCTTTTGCCTTTGCTGGTTTTACTGCATTGGCCATGGCAGCAATAAGCTGGACACTTGAAACCAGTGAATCCTACTGGTTTTGGCACAG CATTTGGCATATTACAATATAcacttcttctttcttcttcctttgttcAAAAGCAAATATTGAGGACAGTGAGACAACGCATCCTGCAGATGGAAACTATGAACTGACTCATCAGGATTCACTTCCAAGAAGTGGTTAG